One part of the Bacteroidia bacterium genome encodes these proteins:
- a CDS encoding 2-isopropylmalate synthase — MDNRVYVFDTTLRDGEQVPGCQLDTHEKIEIARELELLGVDIIEAGFPVSSPGDFKSVVAVSKAVKEPVVCALSRAVENDIKVAGEALKFAKRGRIHTGIGASDLHIYNKLNSTPEKILERAVAATKYAKQFVEDVEFYCEDAGRANLEYLARMVEAVINAGATTVNVPDTTGYCLPSQYGAKIKYIMENVPNVHKARISVHCHNDLGMATANTIAGLANGARQMEVTLNGIGERAGNTSLEETTMVLRSHEESLGLKTNIDISRIYPMSRMVSKYMRMPVQPNKAIVGRNAFAHSSGIHQDGVLKSRENYEIINPQDVGIPESSIILTARSGKAALNHRLDRIGVNLSRDELVQTYERFLVMADERKEVNDQDLMELMGIEGSKRILKINSLEVSCGSGEKAVANVEINRNGKMLYNEAEGNGPVDACIKAIDAIMDIPVKLEEYLVQAITGGSNDVAKVHIQISSEGRLHHGFGADTDTVYATAAAYLDAIKKV; from the coding sequence ATGGACAATCGAGTTTATGTTTTTGACACTACCTTGAGAGACGGCGAACAGGTGCCGGGCTGTCAATTGGACACTCATGAAAAAATTGAAATTGCTCGTGAACTAGAACTACTAGGGGTAGATATTATTGAAGCAGGTTTTCCCGTTTCCAGTCCTGGTGATTTTAAGTCTGTTGTAGCGGTTTCTAAAGCAGTAAAAGAACCTGTTGTATGTGCCCTTTCACGTGCAGTAGAAAATGATATTAAAGTCGCAGGAGAAGCCCTTAAATTTGCAAAAAGAGGAAGAATACATACAGGTATCGGTGCATCCGACCTTCATATTTATAATAAATTGAATTCTACTCCGGAAAAGATTCTGGAAAGGGCTGTGGCCGCAACCAAATATGCCAAGCAGTTTGTGGAGGATGTGGAATTCTACTGTGAAGATGCAGGTCGAGCTAATCTCGAATACCTTGCCAGAATGGTAGAGGCAGTCATCAATGCGGGAGCAACTACCGTGAACGTTCCCGACACTACAGGTTATTGCCTCCCCTCACAATATGGTGCCAAAATCAAGTACATCATGGAGAATGTGCCCAATGTACATAAGGCCCGTATTTCTGTCCACTGTCACAATGATTTGGGCATGGCAACTGCTAATACCATTGCCGGATTGGCAAATGGAGCTCGTCAGATGGAAGTAACCCTAAACGGTATTGGAGAAAGAGCGGGGAATACTTCTTTGGAAGAAACCACTATGGTATTGAGAAGCCATGAAGAAAGCCTGGGCCTCAAAACCAATATAGATATCAGTCGCATCTATCCGATGAGTCGCATGGTATCCAAATACATGCGGATGCCGGTACAGCCCAATAAAGCCATCGTCGGAAGAAATGCTTTTGCCCACTCTTCCGGTATACACCAGGACGGAGTCTTGAAAAGCAGAGAAAATTATGAGATCATCAATCCGCAGGATGTAGGGATTCCAGAATCTTCTATCATTTTGACTGCTAGAAGCGGAAAAGCCGCTTTGAACCATAGACTGGATAGGATAGGGGTAAATCTCAGTAGAGACGAATTGGTTCAGACTTATGAGCGCTTTTTGGTGATGGCTGATGAAAGAAAAGAAGTAAATGACCAGGATTTGATGGAATTGATGGGTATAGAAGGTAGCAAGAGAATCCTGAAGATAAATTCACTGGAAGTAAGCTGTGGAAGTGGAGAAAAAGCAGTGGCGAATGTGGAGATCAACAGAAATGGGAAAATGCTATACAATGAGGCCGAAGGAAATGGACCTGTAGATGCCTGTATCAAAGCAATTGACGCCATTATGGATATACCGGTGAAATTGGAAGAGTATTTGGTACAAGCTATAACCGGAGGGAGTAATGATGTCGCGAAAGTACACATCCAAATTTCTTCAGAAGGAAGGCTTCATCATGGATTTGGGGCAGATACCGATACGGTCTATGCGACTGCTGCTGCATATTTGGATGCAATTAAGAAAGTTTAA
- the leuB gene encoding 3-isopropylmalate dehydrogenase, giving the protein MNKSIAVLAGDGIGPEIIKEAIKCLEAVGQRFGHSFSFSSAYVGAAAIDECGDPFPQETLEVCLNADAVLFGAIGDPKYDNDPSAKVRPEQGLLRMRKALGLYANIRPVKAYEILEEASPLKPEIIRGVDFVIMRELIGGIYFGEPRGRNEQGDKAFDTMVYDVEGIKRITEKAFEYAYKRRKKLTLVDKANVLATSRLWREYVTAYAKEHPEIEFDTMFVDNAAMQLIRDPKYFDVVLTGNMFGDILSDEASVITGSLGTLPSASIGEKTSVYEPIHGSYPQAAGKNIANPIATILSAAMMLEYEFDMEEEGKAIREAVEYSIEQNYTTSDLANGKQSTTEVGDFIAMRIKSGSLEAV; this is encoded by the coding sequence ATGAATAAGTCTATTGCCGTACTTGCTGGGGATGGAATCGGACCCGAAATTATCAAAGAAGCGATCAAATGCCTGGAAGCTGTCGGTCAGCGTTTTGGACACAGCTTTAGTTTTTCTTCAGCATATGTTGGAGCAGCTGCGATCGATGAATGCGGAGATCCTTTTCCACAAGAAACCCTGGAAGTTTGCCTGAATGCGGATGCAGTCCTTTTTGGTGCCATTGGAGATCCCAAATACGATAATGATCCTTCCGCCAAAGTAAGGCCGGAGCAGGGATTATTAAGGATGAGAAAGGCTTTGGGTTTATATGCCAATATCAGACCGGTAAAAGCCTATGAAATCCTCGAAGAGGCTTCTCCACTCAAACCGGAGATTATCAGAGGAGTAGACTTTGTGATTATGCGGGAATTGATCGGTGGGATTTATTTTGGTGAACCCAGAGGAAGAAATGAGCAGGGAGATAAAGCTTTTGATACCATGGTCTATGATGTGGAGGGAATCAAAAGGATTACAGAGAAAGCTTTTGAGTATGCCTATAAGCGTAGAAAGAAACTTACGCTGGTAGACAAGGCTAATGTGCTGGCTACTTCCCGTTTGTGGAGGGAGTATGTTACGGCCTATGCAAAAGAGCATCCTGAGATTGAGTTTGATACCATGTTTGTGGATAATGCAGCAATGCAATTGATCCGCGATCCCAAGTATTTTGATGTAGTGCTTACCGGAAATATGTTTGGGGACATCCTAAGTGATGAAGCTTCCGTAATTACCGGTTCTTTGGGTACGCTACCATCCGCTTCAATTGGGGAGAAGACCTCTGTTTACGAACCTATCCATGGTTCTTATCCTCAAGCTGCTGGAAAAAATATAGCCAATCCTATTGCTACCATCCTATCCGCTGCCATGATGCTGGAATATGAGTTTGACATGGAAGAAGAAGGTAAGGCGATTAGAGAAGCTGTAGAGTATTCAATAGAGCAAAACTATACGACTTCTGATTTGGCCAATGGTAAACAAAGCACAACAGAAGTGGGAGACTTCATAGCTATGCGAATCAAAAGTGGAAGCCTGGAGGCGGTTTAA
- a CDS encoding T9SS type A sorting domain-containing protein codes for MLKLYPFSQICKSLLIWGLLCYPIWGFSQAQIEDSCTLINYQPIGGHAIYLDNLPGTTSPRFIYDSLGAPAYFYTDSTLQVTGIVRHEADPNKQWQVNIWLKNITEYADWTAMGRGFKIELAPDSVVNANVTDWVFFELDDTRSSLTGVPGTFYAGDTLNLFHRPSNIEFGFQAGEGANAKNGDFGISGWFFYMGSYSGIGDLNASFDCDDDPGPECDVSIDTAIVICDSSSASFTVELQVSGSGGYVVADVDFIDFQVGAAGTYTFGPYPDSMQLSFVVIDTLDQSCGDETSSLTANCSPPNLCTLVGEIDSVQLIPICVSDDSFQVIVAVLDEGIAEGINSNMGGVYQGNTPEFYQIFGNYANGTEVTFEIFNTDEPSCNVFESISADCLQDTCAVGIDSVYAVCTSNDSFNVFVNFSGIGNNFSVYDNYGVTTFAGVSPGWYELGPFYDSSQVFVTVIDSNFVDCNDTQGPILANCDPQCELSVDSAYTQCKTDSTYEVVMIISGNPASQDGFLIFDLPGSVIFPDSLFNVFADTVAYGEYPNGSYASIIVEDLAFDQGLCFIWLDSLTYNPDSSGVCNTSNLSGVNAGISNEAAAIQSNSVEISWTSSSMEMETYFLIERRTFSGPYTVVGKVEMEERQAYTGVLRFIDRKLDPSSVYTYRIKEVRPDGVKAYSETIQAMIYAGLSVNIGQVYPNPTDGQTNILISSELAQRISCDLFDQRGSVVAKSDMKLIEGLQELKLPTEELAAGLYLVKFSTDAGEVFVRKILITK; via the coding sequence ATGTTAAAACTTTACCCATTCTCTCAAATTTGTAAAAGTCTATTGATTTGGGGCTTACTGTGTTATCCGATTTGGGGCTTTTCGCAAGCCCAGATAGAAGATTCCTGTACGCTGATAAATTATCAGCCAATTGGTGGGCATGCTATTTACCTGGATAATCTTCCCGGAACGACTTCACCAAGATTTATTTATGACTCTTTAGGAGCCCCGGCTTATTTCTATACTGATTCTACCCTGCAAGTAACAGGTATAGTTCGACATGAAGCTGATCCCAACAAACAATGGCAAGTAAATATCTGGCTGAAAAATATCACCGAATATGCGGATTGGACTGCCATGGGAAGAGGCTTTAAAATTGAATTGGCTCCTGATTCCGTTGTAAATGCCAATGTTACGGATTGGGTCTTTTTTGAACTGGATGATACCAGAAGTAGCCTGACAGGCGTACCCGGAACTTTTTATGCAGGAGATACCCTCAATTTATTTCACCGCCCTTCGAATATTGAATTTGGTTTTCAGGCAGGAGAGGGAGCAAATGCGAAAAATGGGGATTTCGGTATTTCTGGTTGGTTCTTTTATATGGGCTCTTATTCAGGAATAGGGGATCTGAATGCCAGTTTTGACTGTGATGATGATCCCGGGCCTGAATGTGATGTGAGCATTGATACAGCAATTGTTATTTGTGATTCTTCTTCTGCATCCTTTACCGTTGAACTTCAGGTTTCGGGTAGTGGGGGCTATGTAGTAGCTGATGTTGACTTCATTGATTTTCAAGTTGGGGCTGCAGGGACCTATACTTTCGGACCCTATCCTGACTCAATGCAGCTATCTTTTGTGGTTATAGATACACTTGATCAAAGCTGTGGTGATGAAACTTCAAGCCTGACAGCAAACTGCTCACCGCCTAATCTCTGTACGCTCGTTGGAGAAATCGATAGCGTTCAGTTGATTCCAATTTGTGTAAGTGATGATTCCTTCCAGGTGATTGTTGCAGTTCTGGATGAAGGAATAGCAGAAGGGATTAACAGCAATATGGGAGGAGTTTACCAGGGAAATACGCCTGAATTTTATCAGATATTTGGAAACTATGCTAATGGTACGGAAGTAACTTTCGAGATTTTCAATACGGATGAGCCGAGTTGTAATGTCTTCGAAAGTATAAGCGCGGATTGTCTGCAGGATACATGCGCAGTGGGAATAGATTCTGTTTATGCAGTTTGTACTTCTAATGATTCTTTCAATGTATTTGTAAACTTCAGTGGAATTGGAAACAATTTTAGTGTCTATGATAATTATGGAGTTACAACTTTTGCCGGCGTGAGTCCAGGATGGTATGAATTGGGACCTTTCTATGATTCCAGTCAGGTATTTGTAACGGTTATTGATTCTAATTTTGTGGATTGTAATGATACTCAGGGACCTATCCTGGCTAACTGTGATCCACAATGTGAACTGTCAGTAGATAGTGCATACACCCAATGTAAAACAGATTCTACTTATGAGGTTGTTATGATCATTAGTGGAAATCCTGCCAGTCAGGATGGATTCCTGATCTTTGATCTGCCAGGCTCGGTAATTTTCCCTGATTCTTTATTCAATGTTTTTGCTGATACAGTGGCATACGGAGAATATCCTAATGGAAGTTATGCTAGCATAATCGTAGAAGATTTGGCATTTGATCAAGGCCTGTGTTTTATTTGGCTGGATTCCCTTACTTATAATCCGGATTCCTCTGGTGTTTGCAATACCTCTAATTTATCAGGCGTAAATGCTGGAATAAGTAATGAGGCTGCTGCTATTCAATCAAATTCAGTTGAAATATCCTGGACTTCTTCCAGTATGGAAATGGAAACCTACTTCCTCATTGAAAGAAGAACTTTCTCTGGTCCATACACTGTAGTCGGAAAAGTAGAGATGGAAGAAAGACAAGCTTATACAGGAGTCCTGAGATTCATAGACCGTAAACTTGATCCTAGTTCTGTCTATACCTATAGAATAAAAGAAGTAAGACCAGATGGTGTCAAGGCCTATTCGGAAACGATTCAGGCTATGATATATGCAGGATTAAGTGTAAATATTGGACAGGTTTACCCAAATCCCACAGATGGTCAAACTAATATTCTGATCAGTTCTGAGCTGGCACAAAGGATCAGCTGTGATCTGTTTGATCAAAGAGGTTCTGTAGTCGCCAAATCAGATATGAAGCTGATAGAAGGATTGCAGGAATTGAAATTGCCTACTGAAGAGTTGGCAGCAGGATTGTATCTGGTGAAATTCAGCACAGATGCTGGAGAAGTTTTTGTTAGGAAAATCCTTATCACAAAATAA
- the leuD gene encoding 3-isopropylmalate dehydratase small subunit: MKKFQTLDSSCVPMQVEDVDTDQIIPARFLKATTREGFGENLFRDWRYHPDNTPKEGFVLNDATYKGDILVAGKNFGCGSSREHAAWSLVDYGFRVVVSSFFADIFKANALNNGLLPIQVSEGFLGKIFAAIEKDPNTQVHVNLESQSIRLQESGEEESFEISAYKKKCLMEGLDDIDYLISLKDQIKSFEHNQIAFT, from the coding sequence ATGAAAAAATTTCAAACCTTGGATTCCTCTTGCGTGCCTATGCAGGTGGAGGATGTAGATACAGATCAAATTATCCCGGCTCGATTTCTGAAAGCCACAACCCGAGAAGGTTTTGGCGAAAATCTATTCAGAGATTGGCGGTATCATCCGGACAATACGCCCAAAGAAGGATTTGTCCTTAATGACGCTACCTATAAAGGAGATATCCTGGTAGCAGGGAAAAATTTCGGTTGCGGTTCCAGCCGCGAACATGCTGCCTGGTCTCTGGTAGACTATGGCTTTAGGGTTGTGGTCAGCAGCTTCTTCGCAGATATTTTCAAAGCCAATGCCCTCAACAACGGACTTCTTCCTATTCAGGTGTCCGAGGGTTTTCTGGGGAAAATATTCGCAGCTATAGAAAAGGACCCCAATACCCAAGTGCATGTAAATCTTGAATCTCAAAGCATTCGATTGCAAGAGAGTGGGGAAGAGGAGAGTTTTGAGATCAGTGCCTATAAGAAAAAATGCCTGATGGAAGGCCTGGATGATATAGATTACCTGATCAGTCTGAAAGATCAAATCAAATCCTTTGAACATAATCAAATAGCTTTTACTTAA
- the tilS gene encoding tRNA lysidine(34) synthetase TilS — protein sequence MSKYSSVLKKHHTSILTCLEKHHPIPKNGQILIGISGGPDSVYLAFLLYTMGYRISLAHVNYGLRNLDSIKEEELVNAYAKDWNVPIYIKRENPKDRMLDSGDSLQQIAREIRYEFFEELMQCHDISHCAIAHHADDQVESILMSLFKGNADRVLHAIPISREKYVRPLIYLSRTEILEGLREAQLSYSLDISNDSNDYLRNQIRNQVLPLLEEINPSIRGQLLRKESLYQDQKKSLDQYAAHYLSKGLKSPHHFNWEEIEEELSSEQLTHVLILLLKHWGLHGNDLWNSLALKDSLSGKMILTAKGKIIKDRKAFILQKGEKSDAGEKHYRIESWQGKESFQLENWEIVLEEVKEADFSKKGSYYFSLDELNFPVNFRKVSRGDKMKPLGMKQHKKLSDIMIDSKWSQPKKEQAILMEDQEKICLLIDFRISEEIKLSKTKERILELRFRSI from the coding sequence GTGTCAAAGTATTCTTCCGTTCTGAAAAAGCACCATACATCGATCCTGACCTGCCTGGAAAAACACCACCCCATTCCCAAAAATGGTCAAATACTCATCGGTATTAGCGGTGGGCCAGATTCCGTTTATTTAGCTTTTCTCCTTTATACGATGGGTTACAGAATTAGTTTAGCTCATGTAAATTATGGACTTCGGAATTTGGATTCCATAAAGGAAGAAGAGTTGGTCAATGCCTATGCGAAAGACTGGAATGTTCCGATTTATATTAAAAGAGAAAATCCCAAAGATCGAATGTTAGATTCGGGCGATTCTTTGCAACAAATCGCCCGTGAAATCAGATATGAGTTCTTCGAAGAGCTTATGCAGTGCCATGACATCTCCCATTGTGCCATCGCTCATCATGCAGATGACCAGGTAGAATCTATACTCATGAGTCTCTTTAAGGGCAATGCAGATCGGGTATTGCATGCAATCCCAATTAGTCGGGAAAAGTATGTGAGGCCTTTGATCTACCTATCCCGAACCGAGATTCTGGAGGGCCTGAGGGAGGCTCAGTTATCCTATAGTCTTGACATCAGCAATGACAGTAATGACTATCTGAGAAACCAAATTCGGAATCAGGTTTTACCTCTATTGGAAGAAATAAACCCTTCAATTCGGGGACAATTATTGAGGAAGGAAAGCTTGTATCAGGATCAGAAAAAAAGTCTGGATCAATATGCAGCCCATTATCTATCGAAGGGCCTGAAATCGCCTCATCATTTTAATTGGGAAGAAATAGAAGAGGAATTAAGTTCGGAACAATTAACCCATGTTCTGATTCTGCTGCTTAAACACTGGGGATTGCATGGAAATGATCTTTGGAACAGCCTTGCACTTAAGGACAGTCTTTCGGGCAAGATGATTCTTACAGCTAAGGGCAAAATCATCAAAGATCGGAAAGCTTTTATTTTGCAGAAAGGAGAGAAAAGTGATGCAGGAGAAAAACATTATCGGATTGAAAGTTGGCAAGGGAAAGAAAGCTTCCAGCTTGAAAACTGGGAAATCGTACTGGAAGAAGTTAAAGAGGCTGATTTTAGTAAAAAAGGAAGCTATTATTTCAGCCTGGATGAACTTAACTTCCCTGTAAACTTCCGCAAAGTATCCCGAGGAGATAAAATGAAACCGCTTGGGATGAAGCAGCATAAGAAACTCAGCGATATTATGATCGATTCCAAATGGTCACAACCTAAGAAAGAACAGGCCATTCTAATGGAAGATCAGGAAAAAATATGCCTCTTGATCGATTTTAGAATCTCAGAAGAAATAAAACTATCAAAAACTAAAGAACGCATACTGGAATTGCGTTTTCGCTCGATTTAG
- a CDS encoding sugar transferase, with protein sequence MSRRYIQGLIYLLSDFLSTYGVWLFFVLLRRETLEGYSFLEFQQYINAAVISTGWLFLYAFAGLYHKPLRKSRMAELIQVFKYTLIGVLGLFFAFFLDDPIPPENPSLQRILLMTYMGFQFGAVAGLRFIITTITSIQIRRRILGFPTLLIGSGKEANKIFDELQGMRRGLGYDFKGYISINGDESDLAGKLKHFGKLDRLGDVIRNRKIEEVIIALDESELKRAKEIIPICESSGVYIKVVPGTYDYIMGSVKVSHILGAPLIEVYPQMMKTWEQVAKRIFDVFASFFALLILSPVYMLIAFLIKTDSRGPIFFKQERIGKSGKPFFIYKFRSMHENAEKMGPALSSDDDPRITRMGKFLRKTRLDELPQFWNVLKGEMSIVGPRPERQFYIDQIVQLAPHYIHLHKVRPGITSWGQVKYGYASNVEEMVQRLTFDILYLENMSIALDFKILLFTVIVMIEGRGK encoded by the coding sequence ATGAGTCGACGTTATATACAGGGCCTGATTTATCTGCTTTCAGACTTCCTCTCCACTTATGGAGTGTGGCTCTTTTTTGTCCTATTGCGTCGAGAAACTCTGGAGGGATATAGTTTCCTTGAATTTCAACAATATATCAATGCAGCAGTGATCAGCACAGGCTGGCTATTTCTGTACGCTTTTGCTGGCCTGTATCACAAACCTTTGCGGAAGTCGCGCATGGCAGAATTGATCCAGGTATTTAAATACACCCTTATTGGTGTGCTGGGCCTCTTCTTTGCTTTCTTTCTGGATGATCCAATCCCGCCCGAAAACCCCTCTTTGCAAAGAATTCTCCTGATGACTTATATGGGTTTTCAATTTGGAGCAGTTGCGGGTCTGAGATTCATCATAACCACCATTACCAGTATCCAGATCCGCCGTCGTATACTTGGTTTCCCAACCCTTTTGATTGGGAGTGGGAAAGAAGCGAATAAGATTTTTGACGAGCTACAAGGCATGCGCAGAGGCCTTGGCTATGATTTCAAGGGATATATTTCTATCAATGGAGATGAAAGCGATTTAGCAGGGAAATTGAAGCATTTTGGGAAACTGGATAGGCTAGGGGATGTAATAAGAAATAGAAAAATTGAAGAAGTAATCATTGCCCTTGATGAATCGGAATTAAAAAGGGCGAAGGAAATTATTCCCATTTGCGAGAGCAGCGGAGTCTATATCAAAGTGGTTCCCGGTACCTATGACTATATCATGGGGAGTGTAAAAGTCTCTCATATTTTAGGAGCTCCTCTGATAGAGGTGTACCCTCAAATGATGAAGACCTGGGAGCAGGTAGCCAAGAGAATCTTTGATGTCTTTGCCTCCTTTTTTGCCCTGCTAATCCTGAGTCCTGTGTATATGCTGATCGCCTTTTTGATAAAAACGGACTCCAGAGGACCTATATTTTTTAAGCAGGAGCGCATAGGAAAATCGGGTAAACCCTTCTTCATTTACAAATTTCGAAGCATGCATGAGAATGCTGAGAAAATGGGGCCCGCTTTATCCAGTGATGATGACCCCCGGATTACGCGCATGGGAAAATTTCTGCGGAAAACCCGCCTGGACGAATTGCCTCAGTTCTGGAATGTATTAAAGGGAGAAATGAGTATAGTAGGGCCACGTCCGGAAAGACAATTCTATATAGATCAAATTGTACAACTTGCTCCCCATTATATTCATTTACATAAGGTGAGACCTGGTATTACTTCCTGGGGGCAGGTAAAGTATGGATATGCTTCGAATGTGGAGGAAATGGTGCAAAGACTAACCTTCGACATACTTTATCTCGAAAACATGTCCATAGCTCTGGACTTTAAAATACTATTGTTTACAGTAATTGTAATGATAGAGGGGAGGGGGAAGTAA
- the leuC gene encoding 3-isopropylmalate dehydratase large subunit, with the protein MAKTLFDKIWEQHVVTREEGGPDALYIDRHFIHEVTSPQAFAGLRRRGIPVARPKQTIATADHNVPTIDQHLPIKEPLSRMQVETLVKNCEEFGLELYGLGHPYQGIVHVIGPELGITQPGMTIVCGDSHTSTHGAFGAIAFGIGTSEVEQVLATQCVLKAKPKSMRINVEGELGEGVSSKDIILYIISQISTSGGTGYFVEYAGSAIRKLSMEARMTICNMSIEMGARGGMIAPDETTFAYVKGKEFAPQGEAFDKAVEYWRTLPTEDGAEFDMEYTFRAEDIEPMITYGTNPGMGIKLSQNIPALADMDSQSEKDSLQKSLNYMDLDQGTPMKGRAIDYVFIGSCTNSRIEDLRMVADFVKGKKKAPNVQVMVVPGSQQVRMQAKEEGLDQILASAGFVLREPGCSACLGMNEDKVPKGKYCVSTSNRNFEGRQGPGARTFLASPLTAAATALTGRITDPRDLSLS; encoded by the coding sequence ATGGCAAAGACACTTTTCGACAAGATTTGGGAGCAGCATGTGGTGACCAGAGAAGAAGGAGGACCAGATGCACTCTACATAGATCGTCATTTCATTCATGAAGTAACAAGCCCTCAGGCTTTTGCTGGCCTCAGAAGAAGAGGTATACCTGTAGCTCGACCAAAGCAAACCATTGCTACCGCAGATCATAATGTTCCTACCATAGATCAGCATTTGCCTATCAAAGAACCTCTATCGCGTATGCAGGTAGAGACTTTGGTGAAAAACTGTGAAGAATTTGGCCTGGAACTATACGGACTGGGACATCCTTATCAGGGGATTGTACATGTCATCGGGCCAGAGTTGGGAATTACCCAACCGGGCATGACTATCGTCTGTGGAGACAGTCATACTTCGACACATGGTGCTTTCGGTGCAATAGCATTTGGAATAGGAACCTCTGAAGTTGAGCAAGTGCTTGCAACTCAATGTGTGCTTAAGGCAAAACCCAAAAGCATGCGTATTAATGTGGAGGGGGAATTGGGTGAAGGAGTTTCTTCAAAAGACATCATTCTGTACATCATTTCTCAAATCAGTACTTCTGGAGGGACTGGCTATTTCGTGGAATATGCTGGCTCTGCCATCAGAAAACTGAGTATGGAAGCCCGAATGACCATTTGCAATATGAGCATTGAAATGGGAGCAAGGGGAGGAATGATCGCTCCGGATGAGACCACTTTCGCCTATGTAAAAGGCAAAGAGTTTGCACCACAAGGCGAGGCCTTTGATAAGGCCGTAGAATATTGGAGAACATTGCCAACAGAAGATGGAGCTGAGTTTGATATGGAATATACCTTCCGTGCGGAAGATATAGAACCCATGATTACCTACGGCACAAATCCGGGTATGGGAATAAAGCTTAGTCAAAATATCCCTGCCCTGGCTGATATGGATAGTCAGAGTGAAAAGGACAGCCTGCAAAAATCTCTGAATTATATGGATTTGGATCAGGGAACTCCCATGAAGGGCAGAGCCATTGATTATGTCTTTATTGGAAGTTGTACAAACTCAAGGATCGAGGACCTTCGCATGGTCGCGGACTTTGTCAAAGGAAAAAAGAAAGCTCCTAATGTACAGGTTATGGTTGTACCCGGTTCTCAACAAGTAAGAATGCAGGCCAAGGAAGAAGGTTTAGACCAAATTCTTGCCTCTGCAGGTTTTGTACTAAGAGAGCCAGGTTGTAGCGCCTGCCTGGGAATGAATGAAGACAAAGTACCCAAGGGCAAATACTGCGTTTCTACTTCCAATCGAAATTTTGAAGGAAGACAGGGACCCGGAGCCAGAACCTTCCTGGCAAGTCCGCTAACTGCAGCAGCAACTGCACTTACCGGACGTATTACTGATCCCAGAGACTTAAGCCTTAGCTAA